In Mugil cephalus isolate CIBA_MC_2020 chromosome 11, CIBA_Mcephalus_1.1, whole genome shotgun sequence, the genomic window TTCGAAGGTGTGCGGATGTGCTCTCACAGGCGGTTTGCACGCACACGATCGCCTGCCTGATGTGCCGGGGAGTGTTGGTTCGAGGTGTGTTTTGTGACAAAAGACCGCCCAACCCCGccccagagagagagggagggagggagaaagagagggagagcgagagagggagagagagcttACAGCTTGGCTTGGACGCATCTTTCACACCAGCCTGACTATCCTGATGTGTCCAAGACACATTTCCCCGTTTCTGGAGCAGTCTCTAAGACATGCTCAACTGTTGAGCGTGATCTGACCGGTGACTCTGGTCAGTGACCACCTGTAGGCAAACAGCCACAAAGTAATTAAACGAATGCTCAGTTGTACaaattatttatacatattgGTTTTAATAAACAATCTGATTTTCAAAATACGACTCGTGTCTAGATTTTTACTCTCCTCGATGTCTTGAATAAACATTAGGTAATGCATAACTGCATCAGGTGCATTGCACTGGCTCCAGATTGTCTTTATTCGGTGTGGTGGGTGCGCACCATTCATAACATCCTCGCCGTCTGCACAAGTGGAAAGACAGGGGGCTGATGTAAGGCATGTTTCTTATATTCTGTCCCGTGCACAGTATGCAAACTGCGCTTCGGATTGCCATATGGCAAAGTACACCCAGCTTCCCTTATAGCCTGACTACATGTTAATGGTACACACATGGGCTGGTGGTGAGGGGGTAGGAAAGGGGGGCTCATAACATAAGCCagtgtctctttaaaaaaaaattcaagtttCTTGTTGTATTCTGGAATGAGGTCAGACACGAGGCTCCTCATTGCACGCGCTGATTATTATTAGCTCCCATTTTCGGCCAATCGGCGACGAGGGGGCGTGAATTTGGCGCAGAGGCAGGGTAGCGACAGCGCCCCATTGGTGGATTTTTATCGCCGTTGTATCACGGAAAGGGATAAATGCAAGCAAGGGGGGCCGGGTCTGGAGGGCTGCTTGAAACGCGACTGTTGGTCTGCAAGGTGGACAGTGTAACTCGCtctagcttctttttttccttccccagCATGCATGGCTTTTGTTTCTAGGAGCAGGGACAGAGCTGATGCAGAGAAAAGCACTTACCTTACACACTGTACCTGGGAGCCCTTTGAAAGTGCCCGAGCGCACAGCTTGACACTCAAGTCTGCGCTCTGCAGATGTACAGACTGTGTTCAGTGAATTGATTTTATAACACAGAAGGAAGAGACTGAGACACCGATTACAGGGTACAGCGTGGATAGCGGGCTATGCTGTCCGTGCTGTTTTAACACCCACAGAACCtggaaattaaactttttttttctacgcaTCTAGCCTTTCAAGGCTACTCTGGACTGAAGTTTAAACGACTTTAACTGCGCAACTCAGGAGTGAATCATTTCTTGCACTGTTTCTACTCAGCTCAGACTGTGAAGAGGAGGCGAAAAGAGCTGAGTTTGCTTTAAAGTGAATCAGAGGAccaaggagagagggagagaaagagcaaGCACACcgctctccctctgtgtgtatAACTTGGCAGCATGGTGCAGAAAATGAGCCACACGGAGAGCACCGCCGAGGCGCTGTCCTTTTTCGGCGGGGATTCGAGCTCCGATTCCGGGGCTTGCATGGATCTGGACCCGGCCGCCTCGCCTCTCTCGCCGGGCTCCACGGCTTCCTCGACGGCCGGCGACAAGTTGGGAGAAAACCCGGCGTGGTGCAAAACTCCCAGCGGACACATCAAGAGACCCATGAACGCGTTCATGGTGTGGTCGCAGATAGAGAGGAGAAAGATCATGGAGCAGTCCCCGGACATGCACAACGCCGAGATCTCAAAGAGGCTGGGGAAGCGGTGGAAGCTGCTCCGAGACGGCGACAAGATCCCCTTCATCAGAGAGGCTGAGCGGCTCAGGCTCAAGCACATGGCGGACTATCCCGACTACAAGTACCGGCCAAGAAAGAAGGTAAAGTCGAGCGCATGCAAGCCGGGCAGCAGCGGAGATAAGGGGGAAAAAGTTAACGGTAGCTCCAACAACACCAGCATTAAGTCGTCCTCATCTTCGAGGAAGAGCGGATCCAAATCACCCAGCAGCAGCAAACCCCACAAATCACTTTTCGGGAGCAGTAGCACCAAAGCAGCACTGTTTGCCTCCGAGCACCCATCAGAACACCACCAC contains:
- the sox4b gene encoding transcription factor SOX-4b — encoded protein: MVQKMSHTESTAEALSFFGGDSSSDSGACMDLDPAASPLSPGSTASSTAGDKLGENPAWCKTPSGHIKRPMNAFMVWSQIERRKIMEQSPDMHNAEISKRLGKRWKLLRDGDKIPFIREAERLRLKHMADYPDYKYRPRKKVKSSACKPGSSGDKGEKVNGSSNNTSIKSSSSSRKSGSKSPSSSKPHKSLFGSSSTKAALFASEHPSEHHHNSLYKSKSGSSAAKQIPDSKKPKRVYVFGNSGASPASSVVVPASPTLSSSADSSDPLSLYDDAASGREEGADSPGSSGSSLRGSSERHGGHTYSSRRASSPTPSGSHSSASSHSSSSSSEDEEFEDDLLDINPSPSFDSMSLGSFGSSVLDRDWDMNFESGSGGSHFEFPDYCTPEVSEMISGDWLESTISNLVFTY